One Chiloscyllium plagiosum isolate BGI_BamShark_2017 chromosome 14, ASM401019v2, whole genome shotgun sequence genomic region harbors:
- the LOC122556668 gene encoding CDGSH iron-sulfur domain-containing protein 1-like, producing MSEGQVQGGTRVEAPGQTWASGLQQKPHWIILPLTVGVMVGGYFLYRMIRSKIERNSRVNRAISKDVAKVVHSFDIEDLGANTAFCRCWRSSKFPYCDGSHEKHNLETRDNVGPLIITKLA from the exons ATGTCGGAAGGGCAGGTGCAGGGAGGTACCCGGGTGGAGGCTCCAGGACAGACATGGGCCTCTGGTCTCCAGCAGAAAC CTCACTGGATTATATTACCATTAACTGTTGGAGTAATGGTTGGTGGCTATTTTCTGTATCGAATGATTAGGAGTAAAATAGAAAGGAACAGCAGAGTGAACCGAGCAATcagcaaagatgttgccaaagtGGTTCATAGTTTTGATATTGAAGATTTGGGTGCCAACACGGCcttttgcagatgttggagatcttcAAAG TTCCCTTACTGTGATGGATCTCACGAGAAGCATAATTTAGAAACTAGAGATAACGTTGGACCTTTGATCATAACAAAACTCGCTTGA